The window CGCACGTTAGTAGGAATCCAGGAAGGCAGAGCACTATCCGCACCCCGGTTAAATTCGAAGCTAATCCAGATAGCAACTGCTTTTCCTACCAGATTACGTTCAGGAACAAACCCCCAATAGCGACTATCAGCACTATTATCCCGGTTATCACCCATCATAAAATAGTGCCCTTCAGGAACAATCCACTCACTGACTCCGGGACGAGGTTGATAATCTTGTGGATGCACAGGGCGCCATGGATTAATCAGAATATGGTGTTCAACATCGCCTAATTTTTCATTCAACTGAAGTAAAGTCATCCCTTTTGTGCCTAACTTACTTTTCTGTACATCAGACAAAGGAACTGGTTTGCAGGTTGATTCATTACGGGGCTGAATGCACAACTGTTTCTCATTGCTGTAACGGATAATGTCACCCGGTAAACCAACGACCCGTTTGATGTAATCCACAGATGGATTTGGCGGATATCTGAAAACAGCAATATCACCACGTTCCGGCTTTCCTGT is drawn from Vibrio quintilis and contains these coding sequences:
- the lepB gene encoding signal peptidase I, which codes for MANTFSLILVLVTVVTGIIWALEKWVWAKKRQLKIAEIQSQTNELDVSLAEKVMPQPWWVENSVSIFPVIALVLVIRSFIFEPFQIPSGSMKPTLLVGDFILVEKFAYGLKDPVMHSTIVETGKPERGDIAVFRYPPNPSVDYIKRVVGLPGDIIRYSNEKQLCIQPRNESTCKPVPLSDVQKSKLGTKGMTLLQLNEKLGDVEHHILINPWRPVHPQDYQPRPGVSEWIVPEGHYFMMGDNRDNSADSRYWGFVPERNLVGKAVAIWISFEFNRGADSALPSWIPTNVRFNRVGRIH